In one Balaenoptera musculus isolate JJ_BM4_2016_0621 chromosome 20, mBalMus1.pri.v3, whole genome shotgun sequence genomic region, the following are encoded:
- the DUSP3 gene encoding dual specificity protein phosphatase 3: protein MSGPFELSVQDLNDLLSDGTGCYSLPSQPCNEVTPRIYVGNASVAQDIPKLQKLGITHVLNAAEGKSFMHVNTSANFYKDSGITYLGIKANDTQEFNLSAYFEKAADFIDQALAQKNGRVLVHCREGYSRSPTLVIAYLMMRQKMDVKSALSIVRQNREIGPNDGFLAQLCQLNDRLVKEGKLKL from the exons ATGTCGGGCCCGTTCGAGCTCTCGGTGCAGGATCTCAACGACCTGCTGTCGGACGGCACCGGCTGCTACAGCCTCCCGAGCCAGCCCTGCAACGAGGTCACCCCCAGGATCTACGTGGGCAACGC GTCTGTGGCTCAAGACATCCCCAAGCTGCAGAAACTGGGCATCACCCATGTCCTGAATGCGGCTGAGGGCAAGTCCTTCATGCACGTCAATACCAGTGCCAACTTCTACAAGGACTCTGGCATCACCTACCTGGGCATCAAGGCCAACGACACACAGGAGTTCAACCTCAGCGCCTACTTTGAAAAGGCGGCGGACTTCATCGACCAGGCCCTGGCTCAGAAGAACG GCCGAGTGCTCGTCCACTGCCGTGAGGGCTACAGCCGCTCCCCGACTCTCGTCATCGCGTATCTCATGATGCGTCAGAAGATGGATGTCAAGTCTGCCCTGAGCATCGTCAGGCAGAACCGTGAGATCGGCCCCAACGATGGTTTCCtggcccagctctgccagctcAATGATAGACTCGTCAAGGAGGGGAAATTGAAACTCTAG
- the CFAP97D1 gene encoding uncharacterized protein CFAP97D1, translating into MNNSLDYLAYPVIVSNHRQSTSFRKKLDFGHYVFHKNRIQIVKPTVDTKPPVVHTHHILKLSKLQGEQKRIDKIEYENKQLCQKIANAHRGPAKVDCWNEYFSKSLNRETRNRELVRITMENQGILKRLGDRKPHYDRRSLELDWQNSRRYIRNTTKYPLS; encoded by the exons ATGAACAATTCCCTGGATTATCTAGCCTACCCTGTAATCGTCTCTAATCATAGACAGAGCACATCATTCAGGAAGAAACTGGACTTTGGCCACTACGTATTTCATAAGAATAGAATACAAATAG TGAAGCCTACTGTTGATACCAAGCCTCCAGTGGTGCACACacatcacattttaaaactgaGCAAACTACAG GGTGAACAAAAGAGAATCGACAAAATCGAATATGAAAACAAGCAACTGTGTCAGAAAATTGCCAACGCCCACCGCGGCCCCGCCAAGGTGGATTGCTGGAACGAATATTTTTCCAAGAG cttaAACAGAGAAACAAGGAACCGGGAGCTAGTGAGAATCACCATGGAAAACCAGGGCATTCTGAAGAGGCTTGGTGATCGCAAACCCCACTATGACCGCAGGTCGTTGGAGTTAGACTGGCAG AATTCAAGGCGCTATATCAGAAATACAACCAAATATCCTCTCTCCTGA
- the SOST gene encoding sclerostin, translating to MQLSLALCLVCLLVHAAFRVVEGQGWQAFKNDATEIIPELGEYPEPPPELNNKTMNRAENGGRPPHHPFETKDASEYSCRELHFTRYVTDGPCRSAKPVTELVCSGQCGPARLLPNAIGRGKWWRPSGPDFRCIPDRYRAQRVQLLCPGGAAPRARKVRLVASCKCKRLTRFHNQSELKDFGPEAARPQKGRKPRPRAGGAKANRAELENAY from the exons ATGCAGCTCTCTCTTGCCCTGTGTCTCGTCTGCCTGCTGGTACACGCAGCCTTCCGCGTGGTGGAGGGCCAGGGGTGGCAGGCCTTCAAGAATGATGCCACGGAAATCATCCCCGAGCTGGGCGAGTACCCCGAGCCTCCACCAGAGCTGAACAACAAGACCATGAACCGGGCAGAAAACGGAGGGAggcctccccaccacccctttGAGACCAAAG ACGCCTCCGAGTACAGCTGCCGCGAGCTGCACTTCACCCGCTACGTGACGGACGGGCCGTGCCGCAGCGCCAAGCCGGTCACCGAGCTGGTGTGCTCGGGCCAGTGCGGCCCGGCGCGCCTGCTGCCCAACGCCATCGGCCGCGGCAAGTGGTGGCGCCCGAGCGGGCCCGACTTCCGCTGCATCCCCGACCGCTACCGCGCGCAGCGGGTGCAGCTGCTGTGTCCGGGCGGCGCGGCACCGCGCGCGCGCAAGGTGCGCCTGGTGGCCTCGTGCAAATGCAAGCGCCTCACCCGCTTCCACAACCAGTCCGAGCTCAAGGACTTCGGGCCGGAGGCCGCCCGGCCACAGAAGGGCCGGAAGCCGCGGCCCCGCGCCGGGGGCGCCAAAGCCAACCGGGCCGAGCTGGAGAACGCCTATTAG